From a single Bacillus pseudomycoides DSM 12442 genomic region:
- a CDS encoding thioesterase II family protein, which produces MTKIKLFCLPHAGGSAFNYSKWKKYFNPFIEVIPIELAGRGYRIEESLYHSIEEAVNDVYKIIIKQLNNSPYILYGHSMGSLIAYELARKIQISNDVLPEFLVLSGRNHPNSKIKDIRHNLSNEQFKNEVIAMGGTPSEVFQSEELMEIFLPILRADFKIVETYIHNNNIQVCDIDFLILNGKNDELTSYEEVKKWEQYTNKMCTFHSFEGKHFFLHENIEEIASIIIRKLVSQRSLMYF; this is translated from the coding sequence AATACTTTAATCCATTTATTGAAGTAATCCCTATAGAGTTAGCCGGTAGGGGATATAGAATTGAAGAAAGCCTTTATCATAGTATTGAAGAGGCTGTAAATGATGTCTATAAAATTATTATTAAGCAGCTAAATAATTCACCATATATTCTATATGGACATAGCATGGGAAGTTTGATCGCCTATGAATTAGCCAGGAAAATACAAATTTCCAATGACGTATTACCTGAGTTTCTTGTTTTGTCTGGTAGAAATCATCCAAATAGCAAAATAAAAGATATCCGACACAATCTATCTAATGAACAATTTAAAAATGAAGTTATTGCTATGGGTGGTACACCATCCGAGGTGTTTCAATCAGAAGAATTAATGGAAATTTTTCTCCCCATTCTAAGAGCGGATTTTAAAATCGTAGAGACATATATACATAATAATAATATACAAGTATGTGACATTGATTTTCTGATCTTAAATGGAAAAAATGATGAATTAACTTCATATGAAGAGGTAAAAAAATGGGAGCAATACACAAATAAAATGTGTACATTCCACTCTTTTGAAGGTAAGCATTTCTTTCTACATGAAAACATCGAGGAAATAGCAAGCATAATTATAAGAAAGTTAGTTTCTCAAAGATCCTTAATGTATTTTTAG